A genomic stretch from Setaria italica strain Yugu1 chromosome VII, Setaria_italica_v2.0, whole genome shotgun sequence includes:
- the LOC101776026 gene encoding FT-interacting protein 1: protein MAYPNVFRAQAPPVRVEDHKAAKDAAAPVPQAREQWPAGASRSASPHGAGAGWLGGLGSGERLASAYDLVETMHYLYVRVVKARGLPASAVTGGCCPYVELRVGSHRGATRHLEGKANPEWNQVFAFSRDRVQAMALEVLVRDREGCVGRVAFDIAEAPMRVPPDSPLAPQWYRLEGAGGKMAASGEVMLAVWVGTQADEVFADAWHTDAAPVRGGNGAAAVQSTRGKVYVTPKLWYLRVSVLEAQDVVPLGAGGVADKGRHAEVFAKVQVGGVVLRTRPCIARSPTSLAWNEELVFAVAEPFDDPAVLIIEARAHPGKDEIIGRAVLPLTVFEKRMDRRQVQALWFSLEPFGRPVRPPPEAVFAGRVQLRACIEGAYHVMEEPTMYASDTRPTARQLWRPPVGVLEVGVLGAQGLTPAKTVHGRGVTDAYCVAKYGHKWVRTRTVVDSCSPRWNEQYTWEVYDPCTVLTLAVFDNCHLGSDATAAGAGAVRDQRIGKVRIRLSTLEMDRVYTNAHPLVTLHASGLRKNGELCLAVRLTCLSLGSVVHLYGQPFLPKMHYAHPFTVQQLDSLRRQAAGIVAARLSRAEPPLRREVVEYMLDADSHAWSIRRSKANFLRATALLSGAAGAARWLADVCRWRNPATTVLTHVLFVTLACFPELILPTVFLYMSAAGLWNYRRRPRRPPHMDARLSCAEAAHPDELDEELDTFPTSRPNAVVRVRYDRLRSVAGRIQAVVGDVATQGERVRSLLAWRDPRATAMFTAFCLVAAVVFYVTPIRVVALVAGLYVLRHPRFRSSMPSAAGNFFKRLPSRADTML, encoded by the coding sequence ATGGCGTACCCGAATGTGTTCCGCGCCCAGGCGCCGCCAGTGAGAGTGGAGGATCACAAGGCCGccaaggacgcggcggcgcctgTGCCCCAGGCCAGGGAGCAGTGGCCGGCCGGTGCCAGCAGAAGCGCAAGCCCACATGGCGCCGGAGCCGGGTGGCTGGGTGGCCTTGGCTCCGGGGAGAGGCTGGCGAGCGCCTACGACCTCGTGGAGACGATGCATTACCTGTACGTGCGCGTCGTCAAGGCGCGCGGCCTCCCGGCGAGCGCGGTCACCGGCGGGTGCTGCCCCTACGTCGAGCTGCGCGTCGGCAGCCACCGCGGCGCGACGCGGCATCTCGAGGGGAAGGCCAACCCAGAGTGGAACCAGGTGTTCGCCTTCTCCAGGGACCGCGTCCAGGCCATGGCGCTCGAGGTGCTCGTCAGGGACAGGGAGGGCTGCGTCGGCAGGGTCGCGTTCGACATCGCCGAGGCGCCCATGCGCGTGCCGCCGGACAGCCCGCTCGCGCCGCAGTGGTACCGCCTCGAGGGGGCAGGCGGGAAGATGGCGGCGAGCGGTGAGGTCATGCTCGCCGTCTGGGTCGGCACGCAGGCGGACGAGGTGTTCGCGGACGCGTGGCACACCGACGCCGCGCCGGTCCGCGGGGgcaacggcgcggcggcggtgcagagCACGCGGGGCAAGGTGTACGTGACGCCGAAGCTGTGGTACCTCCGGGTAAGCGTGCTCGAGGCTCAGGACGTCGTGCCGCTCGGTGCCGGCGGCGTCGCTGACAAAGGCCGTCACGCCGAGGTCTTCGCCAAGGTGCAGGTCGGCGGCGTGGTGCTCAGGACCAGGCCCTGCATCGCGAGGAGCCCGACGAGCCTGGCGTGGAACGAGGAGCTGGTGTTCGCCGTGGCGGAGCCGTTCGACGACCCCGCGGTGCTCATCATCGAGGCCCGCGCGCACCCCGGGAAGGACGAGATCATCGGGCGCGCCGTGCTGCCGCTCACCGTCTTCGAGAAGCGGATGGATCGCCGCCAGGTCCAGGCGCTGTGGTTCAGCCTGGAGCCATTCGGACGGCCGGTGCGACCGCCGCCGGAGGCCGTCTTCGCCGGCCGCGTGCAGCTCCGCGCGTGCATCGAGGGCGCGTACCACGTCATGGAGGAGCCGACCATGTACGCCAGTGACACGCGCCCGACTGCGCGGCAGCTGTGGCGCCCGCCGGTCGGCGTGCTGGAGGTCGGCGTCCTCGGCGCTCAGGGGCTCACCCCGGCGAAGACCGTCCACGGCCGGGGCGTGACCGACGCGTACTGCGTCGCCAAGTACGGGCACAAGTGGGTGCGCACGCGCACCGTCGTGGACTCGTGCAGTCCCCGGTGGAACGAGCAGTACACGTGGGAGGTCTACGACCCGTGCACGGTGCTCACGCTCGCCGTGTTCGACAACTGCCACCTCGGCagcgacgccaccgccgccggcgccggcgccgtcaggGACCAGAGGATCGGCAAGGTCAGGATCCGCCTCTCGACGCTGGAGATGGACAGGGTGTACACAAACGCGCACCCGCTCGTCACGCTGCACGCGTCCGGTCTGCGCAAGAACGGCGAGCTCTGCCTCGCAGTGCGCCTCACTTGCCTATCCCTCGGCAGCGTCGTGCACCTCTACGGCCAGCCCTTCCTCCCCAAGATGCACTACGCCCACCCGTTCACCGTCCAGCAGCTGGACAGCctgcggcggcaggcggcgggcaTCGTGGCGGCGAGGCTGAGCCGCGCCGAGCCGCCGCTGCGccgggaggtggtggagtaCATGCTGGACGCGGACTCGCACGCGTGGAGCATCCGGCGGAGCAAGGCCAACTTCCTCCGCGCCACGGCGCTGCTctccggcgcggccggcgcggcgcggtggcTCGCCGACGTGTGCCGCTGGAGGAACCCGGCGACGACGGTGCTCACGCACGTCTTGTTCGTGACCCTGGCGTGCTTCCCGGAGCTCATCCTGCCGACCGTGTTCCTGTACATGTCCGCCGCGGGCCTCTGGAACtaccggcgccgcccgcgccggccgccgcacatGGACGCGAGGCTCTCGTGCGCCGAGGCGGCGCACCCCGACGAGCTCGACGAGGAGCTGGACACGTTCCCGACGTCGAGACCCAACGCCGTGGTGCGCGTGCGGTACGACCGGCTGCGGAGCGTGGCCGGGCGGATCCAGGCGGTGGTCGGGGACGTGGCGACGCAGGGGGAGCGGGTGCGGTCGCTGCTTGCGTGGAGGGACCCGAGGGCCACGGCGATGTTCACGGCGTtctgcctcgtcgccgccgtcgtgt